A region from the Pseudomonas promysalinigenes genome encodes:
- a CDS encoding putative bifunctional diguanylate cyclase/phosphodiesterase, with protein MIRRSHSSTGVLRLLILTLCAATLIFLWGLYFTQKAAARRDVLAAKAAQQLNLASVVAQSLCQLVDRTQRMLQITLSEGKSLNAGNPNLPRLFTDDPLFKGIGLYNRQGQLLVASVEGQPALLPPRWLDQLNLHARQFGFTPFLLPPPLPAPLDWHQFFMLPLPGLNGDEPNTLVVMQLDLSYLGALLQPIDLGESRLVRLLQSNGQERLRIDTHAMPVAGDSFAPGMADTGQRSRQMTQFVDGVPYQSLYRSVPEHAFSVVVSQRYDQMLAPWAKAYTRQLWFNLGMTLVILTGLAWALRLLRKRQEAFCDLEHAQQVNQQLIGRLEAEHRRSSHAAATDHLSGLHNRRQFVEMAEQALTRQRGKRCLMAILFIDMDRFKSINDSLGHKIGDLLLQAVAGRIRRLLEPGDEASRFGGDEFVVLLAGERSEEQITVWVHTLVKKLSATYALDGQEVNTSPSVGVSICPRDGQDIDSLIRFADAAMYCAKQAGRAQYRFFDPSLNRSDIQAFALEQAFGSALSGRQFVLHYQPQVRLDNHRVLGYEALVRWDHPDFGLLYPDRFIDLAERSGFIIELGWEVLRLACEDLERWQAKGHEARLAVNVSAMQLRQADFSTRLLAKLEYHGIMPHRLELEITETTILDSQGTAIDHLHRLRAAGLGISLDDFGRGYAGFAHLQSLPLSKLKIDRSLIAPLSNSYDDSPIVSSTIILAKRLGLEVVAEGVETREQVVCLKLAGCDIAQGYHFSRPLSAAQLREYPPFNGCEEKPCLA; from the coding sequence GTGATCCGTCGCTCTCACTCTTCTACAGGCGTTCTACGCTTGTTGATCCTGACGCTCTGCGCAGCAACCCTGATCTTCCTGTGGGGGCTGTACTTCACTCAGAAGGCCGCTGCGCGCAGGGATGTGCTGGCCGCCAAGGCAGCGCAGCAGCTGAACCTTGCCAGTGTCGTTGCACAGAGCCTGTGCCAACTGGTCGACCGCACCCAGCGTATGCTCCAGATAACCCTGAGCGAGGGTAAATCCCTGAATGCCGGCAACCCTAACCTGCCCAGGCTGTTCACCGACGACCCGCTCTTCAAGGGCATAGGGCTCTATAACCGCCAGGGCCAGTTACTAGTCGCTAGCGTCGAGGGCCAACCAGCCCTCCTACCGCCCAGGTGGCTGGATCAACTGAACCTGCACGCCAGGCAATTCGGATTCACGCCCTTCCTGCTCCCGCCCCCCCTGCCAGCCCCGCTCGACTGGCATCAGTTCTTCATGCTGCCGCTGCCGGGCCTCAATGGTGATGAGCCAAACACGCTTGTTGTTATGCAGCTCGACCTGAGTTACCTAGGAGCATTGTTGCAGCCTATCGATCTGGGCGAGAGCCGCTTGGTACGGCTGCTCCAGAGCAATGGCCAGGAACGCCTGCGCATCGATACCCACGCAATGCCGGTGGCAGGCGACAGCTTCGCACCGGGCATGGCGGATACCGGCCAGCGCTCTCGGCAAATGACACAGTTCGTTGACGGCGTTCCCTATCAGAGCCTGTATCGCAGCGTGCCTGAGCACGCTTTCAGCGTAGTGGTCAGCCAGCGGTATGACCAAATGCTGGCCCCTTGGGCAAAAGCTTACACACGCCAGTTATGGTTCAACCTAGGCATGACACTGGTGATTCTCACCGGTTTGGCCTGGGCCTTGCGCCTACTGCGCAAGCGTCAAGAGGCGTTTTGCGACCTCGAGCACGCTCAGCAGGTCAACCAGCAGTTGATCGGCCGGCTCGAGGCCGAGCACCGGCGCAGCAGCCACGCGGCTGCGACCGACCACCTGAGCGGCCTACACAACCGCCGCCAGTTCGTCGAAATGGCCGAGCAAGCGCTGACCCGACAGCGGGGCAAGCGCTGTTTGATGGCTATCCTGTTCATCGACATGGACCGCTTCAAATCGATCAACGACTCTCTGGGGCACAAAATTGGCGACCTGCTGCTGCAGGCGGTGGCCGGGCGCATACGCCGGCTGCTTGAGCCTGGGGATGAGGCGTCACGCTTTGGCGGTGACGAATTCGTGGTGCTGCTGGCCGGCGAACGCAGTGAGGAACAGATCACCGTCTGGGTGCACACACTGGTAAAAAAACTTTCGGCCACCTATGCCCTCGATGGCCAAGAGGTCAATACCAGCCCGAGTGTCGGGGTCAGCATCTGCCCGCGCGACGGCCAGGACATCGACAGTTTGATACGCTTTGCCGACGCTGCCATGTACTGCGCCAAGCAGGCTGGCCGTGCGCAGTATCGGTTTTTCGACCCGTCGCTGAACCGCTCCGATATTCAGGCCTTTGCACTCGAACAGGCCTTCGGCAGCGCCTTGAGCGGGCGGCAGTTCGTGCTGCACTACCAGCCTCAAGTCCGCCTGGATAACCATCGTGTGCTCGGCTATGAAGCTTTGGTAAGGTGGGACCACCCCGATTTCGGGCTGCTTTATCCGGACAGATTTATCGATCTTGCCGAGCGCAGCGGCTTCATCATTGAGCTTGGCTGGGAGGTGTTGCGTTTGGCGTGCGAAGACCTCGAACGCTGGCAGGCAAAGGGCCATGAGGCCCGGCTGGCCGTCAATGTCTCAGCCATGCAGTTGCGTCAGGCCGACTTCAGTACCCGCTTGCTGGCCAAGCTGGAGTATCACGGCATCATGCCCCATCGCCTGGAGCTGGAAATTACCGAAACCACCATTCTTGACTCGCAAGGCACCGCAATCGATCACCTGCATCGCCTGCGCGCTGCCGGCCTGGGCATCAGCCTGGATGACTTCGGCCGCGGCTATGCGGGCTTCGCGCACCTGCAATCGCTGCCACTGAGCAAACTGAAGATCGACCGCTCGCTGATCGCCCCCTTATCCAACAGTTACGACGACAGTCCAATCGTGTCATCGACCATCATCCTGGCCAAACGGCTGGGCCTGGAAGTGGTGGCCGAAGGCGTCGAGACCCGTGAGCAAGTGGTGTGCCTGAAGCTAGCTGGCTGCGATATCGCCCAGGGCTATCACTTCAGCCGCCCCCTGTCGGCAGCGCAGTTGCGCGAATATCCACCGTTCAACGGCTGCGAGGAAAAACCTTGCCTGGCGTGA
- a CDS encoding site-specific integrase, which produces MTDIERYVRAATRDNTRRSYRAAIEHFEVHWGGFLPATAESIARYLADHAEQHAVSTLRQRLAALSQWHISQGFPDPTKAPLVRKVLRGIRTLHPTPPRQAAPLLLQHLQTAVDCFEAEARQARDCHDLATLRRARRDTALLLLGFWRGFRGDELARLQVQHIRAEAGVGITLYLPRSKGDREALGVQHRTPALKTLCPVTAYLQWLEVAGIAHGPVFRKLDRWGNLGDLPLHSNSLVGMLQRMLQRAGVPGTLYTSHSLRRGFATWATANGWELKALMSYVGWKDAKSALRYIDAAQGFGELAVLPQSAPIKALTP; this is translated from the coding sequence ATGACCGACATCGAGCGTTACGTCCGCGCCGCTACCCGTGACAACACTCGGCGCAGCTACCGGGCCGCCATCGAACATTTCGAGGTCCACTGGGGTGGTTTCTTGCCCGCCACGGCCGAGAGCATCGCCCGCTATCTGGCCGACCATGCCGAGCAGCACGCGGTCAGCACCCTGCGCCAACGCCTTGCCGCGCTGAGCCAATGGCACATCAGCCAAGGCTTCCCCGACCCGACCAAAGCGCCATTGGTGCGCAAGGTACTGCGCGGCATCCGCACCCTGCACCCAACGCCACCCAGGCAGGCCGCACCCTTACTGCTGCAACACCTGCAAACGGCCGTCGACTGCTTCGAGGCAGAGGCCAGGCAGGCCCGTGACTGCCATGACCTGGCAACCCTGCGCCGAGCTCGCCGGGACACCGCCTTATTGTTACTCGGCTTCTGGCGCGGCTTTCGCGGGGATGAACTGGCACGCCTGCAGGTGCAGCACATTCGCGCCGAGGCTGGTGTTGGCATAACGCTGTACCTGCCTCGCAGCAAGGGTGACCGCGAGGCTCTTGGCGTGCAACACCGAACCCCGGCATTGAAAACACTCTGCCCAGTCACGGCCTATCTGCAGTGGCTGGAGGTGGCGGGCATCGCCCATGGCCCGGTTTTTCGCAAGCTCGACCGCTGGGGCAACCTTGGCGACCTGCCGCTGCACAGCAACAGCCTGGTCGGCATGCTGCAGCGTATGCTGCAGCGCGCAGGCGTGCCGGGCACGCTGTACACCAGCCATTCCCTGCGCCGCGGCTTTGCCACCTGGGCGACCGCCAACGGCTGGGAGCTCAAGGCGCTGATGAGCTACGTTGGCTGGAAGGATGCCAAGTCGGCCTTGCGCTACATCGATGCTGCACAGGGCTTTGGCGAGCTGGCCGTGTTGCCGCAAAGCGCCCCGATCAAAGCGCTCACGCCTTGA
- a CDS encoding PAS domain S-box protein — protein sequence MSDAVLSRETNRRQLQQIIAGLSDGVILLEVDQSIIWANEAALRMHGVDSLEQLGGNAEAYRARFALRYRNNHPLEPEQYPMARVAAGEVFSDVVVEVARVDDEEQRSRVHRVRSMVLTDSRGEAESLVLIIADATEWASAEQRFEKTFNANPAPAVICRLSDLRFIKVNQGFLEMTGHVRENVIGRSVYEVDVLENAERKELAIERLIEGATIPQMQAELRLPDGGTKLVIVAGQPLDMHEEDCMLFSFTDLEPRRKAENALRQSEERFAKAFRLSPVPTLLCSADRQQLIDANDAFLQTLGYTAQESIGRTVAEMDFFEDKRATSQIFDMLEKTGRIESLDLNLRKKTDERLDCVLQADSVSLQDTPCYLLVLMDITERKRSELELVEAIEAVMKDASWFSQTLIEKLANAKRINTGRLPDASFTDLTRREREVLALICEGLADKEIASRLNLALNTVRNHVSTVYSKLDVHSRSEAMVWARERRLFVG from the coding sequence ATGAGCGATGCCGTGCTCTCCCGGGAAACCAATCGCCGTCAGCTCCAGCAAATCATCGCCGGGCTGTCCGACGGTGTGATCCTGCTGGAAGTCGACCAATCGATAATCTGGGCCAACGAGGCCGCGCTGCGTATGCATGGGGTCGACAGCCTGGAGCAACTAGGAGGCAACGCCGAGGCTTACCGCGCGCGCTTCGCCCTGCGTTACCGCAACAACCACCCGCTGGAGCCCGAGCAGTACCCAATGGCGCGGGTGGCTGCAGGCGAGGTGTTCAGCGACGTAGTTGTGGAGGTGGCGCGGGTCGATGATGAGGAGCAGCGCAGCCGGGTTCACCGCGTGCGCAGCATGGTGCTGACCGACAGCCGAGGTGAAGCTGAATCTCTGGTGCTGATCATTGCCGATGCCACCGAGTGGGCCAGCGCCGAGCAGCGTTTCGAAAAAACCTTCAATGCCAACCCGGCGCCTGCGGTCATCTGCAGGCTCAGCGATTTGCGTTTCATCAAAGTCAATCAGGGCTTTTTGGAGATGACCGGGCACGTGCGAGAAAACGTGATCGGTAGGTCTGTTTACGAGGTGGACGTACTAGAGAACGCAGAGCGCAAAGAGCTGGCGATCGAGCGGCTGATCGAGGGCGCGACCATTCCCCAGATGCAGGCCGAACTGCGCTTACCCGATGGCGGCACGAAGCTGGTCATCGTGGCTGGACAGCCGTTGGACATGCATGAGGAAGATTGCATGTTGTTCTCGTTCACCGACCTTGAGCCACGGCGCAAGGCGGAAAATGCCCTGCGTCAGAGCGAGGAGCGTTTTGCCAAGGCGTTTCGCCTGAGCCCCGTGCCAACGCTGTTGTGCAGCGCAGATCGGCAGCAGCTGATCGATGCCAATGATGCGTTTCTTCAAACGCTCGGTTACACCGCCCAGGAGTCGATCGGCAGGACCGTGGCTGAAATGGATTTTTTCGAAGATAAACGCGCTACCTCTCAGATCTTCGATATGTTGGAGAAGACCGGGCGCATAGAGTCGTTAGACCTGAACCTGCGAAAAAAAACCGATGAGCGCCTGGACTGTGTCCTGCAGGCCGACAGCGTTAGCCTGCAGGACACCCCCTGCTACCTGTTGGTTCTGATGGACATCACCGAACGCAAGCGCTCAGAGTTGGAACTCGTCGAGGCGATCGAGGCGGTCATGAAAGATGCGTCGTGGTTCAGCCAGACCTTGATAGAGAAGCTGGCCAATGCCAAACGCATCAACACCGGCCGTTTACCTGACGCTTCGTTCACCGACCTGACACGCAGAGAGCGTGAGGTCTTGGCGCTGATCTGCGAAGGCCTTGCCGACAAAGAGATAGCCTCGCGATTGAACCTGGCCCTCAACACAGTGCGCAACCATGTGTCCACGGTGTACTCCAAGCTCGATGTGCACAGCCGCAGTGAAGCGATGGTCTGGGCTAGGGAGCGCAGGCTGTTCGTAGGTTGA
- a CDS encoding CsbD family protein: MSSTSDKVKGMANEAVGKIKQAVGKATGNTELEVKGKLQEKKGEAQQVVGDVKDAVSKD, from the coding sequence ATGAGCAGCACTTCGGACAAAGTTAAAGGCATGGCCAACGAAGCCGTCGGCAAGATCAAGCAAGCTGTCGGCAAGGCCACTGGCAATACAGAGCTTGAAGTCAAGGGCAAGTTGCAGGAGAAAAAGGGTGAAGCCCAGCAAGTGGTGGGTGACGTTAAAGATGCCGTCAGCAAAGACTGA
- a CDS encoding glycerate kinase has translation MKVVIAPDSFKDSLDAAGVADAIAKGLGEVWPAAELVKCPMADGGEGTMEAILAASEGELRRQSVRGPLGQTVLAGWGWLPQSRTAVIEMAQASGIQLVPSDQRDACRSSTWGTGELIGAALAAGAQRIVLAIGGSATNDGGSGMLRALGMRLLDAHGHALEEGGLDLARLARIDASGLDPRLAEVQVEVAADVDNPLCGANGASAIFGPQKGANPEQVQALDQALGHFADHCAQLLGEDVREYPGCGAAGGMGFAAKAFMGARFRPGVEVVAELAGLDALMRDADLVITGEGRFDAQTLRGKTPMGVARVAKRHAVPVVVLAGTLGDGYQQLYAHGIDAAFALASGPMTLQQACANAAQLLQHRAADIARLWQSASRK, from the coding sequence ATGAAAGTCGTCATCGCCCCGGACTCGTTCAAGGACAGCCTCGACGCTGCTGGCGTCGCCGACGCCATCGCCAAAGGCCTCGGCGAAGTGTGGCCCGCTGCCGAATTGGTCAAATGCCCAATGGCTGATGGTGGCGAAGGCACCATGGAAGCGATCCTCGCCGCCAGTGAAGGTGAGCTGCGTCGCCAGAGCGTACGTGGGCCGCTGGGGCAAACCGTGCTGGCCGGCTGGGGCTGGCTGCCGCAAAGCCGAACGGCAGTGATTGAAATGGCTCAGGCCAGCGGCATCCAGCTAGTTCCAAGCGACCAGCGAGATGCCTGTCGCAGCAGCACCTGGGGTACCGGCGAGCTGATTGGCGCCGCGCTGGCGGCCGGAGCCCAGCGTATCGTACTGGCCATAGGCGGCAGCGCCACCAATGACGGCGGCAGCGGAATGCTACGGGCCCTTGGCATGCGTTTGCTTGATGCTCATGGGCACGCACTGGAGGAGGGTGGCTTGGATCTGGCGCGTCTTGCCCGTATCGACGCCAGTGGCCTGGATCCCCGCCTGGCCGAGGTGCAGGTCGAGGTAGCAGCCGATGTCGATAACCCGTTATGTGGCGCCAATGGTGCCTCGGCTATTTTCGGCCCGCAAAAGGGCGCCAATCCCGAGCAAGTGCAGGCCTTGGATCAGGCTCTCGGCCATTTCGCCGACCACTGCGCGCAGCTTTTGGGTGAGGACGTGCGTGAATACCCTGGGTGCGGCGCGGCAGGGGGGATGGGTTTTGCCGCCAAGGCATTCATGGGTGCGCGGTTTCGCCCAGGTGTCGAGGTAGTTGCCGAACTGGCTGGGCTTGATGCCTTGATGCGCGACGCCGACCTGGTCATCACCGGTGAAGGGCGCTTCGATGCCCAGACCCTTCGCGGCAAAACGCCAATGGGCGTTGCACGGGTAGCCAAGCGTCATGCAGTGCCAGTGGTGGTGCTGGCTGGAACCTTGGGCGACGGTTACCAGCAGCTTTATGCTCACGGCATCGATGCAGCTTTTGCCTTGGCCAGCGGGCCGATGACTTTGCAACAGGCTTGCGCGAACGCCGCACAGCTGTTGCAGCATCGCGCCGCTGACATTGCCCGCCTCTGGCAATCGGCTTCACGCAAATAA
- a CDS encoding sugar diacid recognition domain-containing protein has translation MFELDHDLAQDIVDRAMAILPCNVNVMDSQGLILGSGEPERINTRHEGAQLVLANGRVVELDTDAARCLKGVQPGVNLPLMLDGRLIGVLGLTGEPQQLRTYGELVRMTAEMLLAQRHLQVEQQWRRQRCDDLLALLLGANGDSPRLLDEAQQLGLKPHLPRVPCLFELHLGAPAETLSAWLMSRYPDSWCVSPSRQSLLWCRPAAQVLDETRLIERLQRHGWDVERVALGNPAQSLEQLRRGYRRVRDLLAYGREVLPHVRLLSLARYRLPALLWRHRNEDALDELLEPLQRIRARDASGQLLITLRAWCAHDGQSQACADALGIHRNSLRYRLERIAELGEVDPLRLEGMLSLYLGLQLLPVE, from the coding sequence ATGTTCGAACTGGACCATGACCTGGCACAAGATATCGTCGATCGAGCGATGGCCATCTTGCCGTGCAATGTCAATGTCATGGACAGCCAAGGTCTGATCCTGGGCAGTGGTGAGCCTGAGCGTATCAATACCCGCCATGAAGGCGCGCAACTGGTCCTCGCCAATGGGCGGGTAGTCGAGCTAGACACAGACGCCGCCAGGTGCCTCAAGGGCGTCCAGCCTGGGGTCAACCTGCCGCTGATGCTGGACGGCCGCTTGATTGGCGTACTGGGCCTGACTGGCGAGCCGCAGCAGTTGCGAACCTACGGCGAACTAGTGCGCATGACCGCAGAAATGCTCTTGGCTCAGCGGCACCTGCAGGTCGAGCAGCAGTGGCGGCGTCAGCGGTGCGACGATTTGCTGGCGTTGTTGCTCGGCGCCAATGGCGATTCGCCAAGGCTGTTGGACGAGGCCCAGCAATTGGGCCTCAAACCCCACCTGCCGCGGGTGCCATGCCTGTTCGAGCTGCACCTTGGCGCACCGGCTGAAACCCTGTCCGCCTGGTTGATGAGCCGATACCCGGACAGCTGGTGCGTCAGCCCGTCACGCCAGTCGCTGCTCTGGTGCCGGCCAGCGGCACAGGTGCTGGACGAAACACGCCTGATCGAGCGCCTGCAACGCCATGGCTGGGATGTCGAGCGTGTGGCGCTTGGCAACCCGGCGCAAAGCCTTGAGCAACTGCGGCGAGGTTACCGGCGCGTGCGGGACTTGCTGGCCTACGGCCGCGAGGTGTTGCCCCATGTTCGTCTGCTCAGCCTGGCTCGCTATCGTCTGCCAGCCCTGCTGTGGCGCCATCGCAACGAAGATGCCCTGGACGAGTTGCTTGAACCGCTCCAGCGCATCCGCGCACGTGATGCCAGTGGTCAGTTGCTGATCACATTGCGGGCCTGGTGCGCGCACGATGGGCAGAGCCAAGCCTGCGCCGATGCATTGGGTATCCACCGCAATAGCCTGCGCTACCGCCTTGAACGTATCGCTGAACTGGGCGAAGTGGACCCACTGCGCCTGGAAGGCATGCTAAGCCTGTACCTGGGTCTGCAGCTGCTGCCGGTCGAGTGA
- a CDS encoding MFS transporter: protein MAHSPASDQGNDITRNALYRRITLRLIPFIFICYLFNYLDRVNVGFAKLQMLDALKFSETVYGLGAGIFFIGYVLCGLPSNLALNRFGPRRWIAAMMIAWGSLSTCLLFVTTPTEFYTLRLLTGAAEAGFFPGVVLYLSRWFPTDRRGRIMALFMSAIPVSGLLGGPFSGWILEHFAAGQHGLAGWQWMFLIQGLPTVALGLLAIKLLSDGYQKAAWLSPAERQLIEADLAADAACKPSTAGDSVLAVLRNPLIWTFGFVYFCIQSGVYAINFWLPSIIKNMGFDNPLLIGWLSAIPYLLAGVFMILCGRSADLRNERRWHLVVPMLMGAVGLLIAVNFAGNPTIAILGLSIATMGALTGLPMFWPMPTALLSASAAVAGLAIINSVGQMAGFLSPYLVGFIKDQTGSTDAALYSLAALIVLGSLVALRVTRAGARGMVRAH, encoded by the coding sequence ATGGCACACAGCCCAGCCTCTGACCAAGGCAACGATATCACCCGCAACGCGCTGTACCGGCGCATCACCCTGCGACTGATCCCGTTCATTTTCATCTGCTACCTGTTCAATTACCTGGACCGCGTCAACGTTGGCTTTGCCAAGCTACAGATGCTTGATGCACTCAAATTCAGTGAAACCGTGTACGGCCTTGGTGCCGGCATTTTCTTCATCGGCTATGTGCTCTGCGGCCTGCCGAGCAATCTTGCGCTCAACCGCTTCGGCCCGCGGCGCTGGATTGCTGCCATGATGATCGCCTGGGGAAGCCTGTCGACTTGCCTGCTGTTCGTCACCACCCCCACCGAGTTCTATACCCTGCGCCTGCTCACCGGGGCCGCGGAAGCGGGCTTCTTCCCTGGCGTGGTGCTTTACCTTTCGCGCTGGTTCCCCACCGACCGCCGCGGCCGAATCATGGCCCTGTTCATGTCGGCCATCCCTGTGTCTGGGCTGCTGGGCGGACCTTTCTCTGGCTGGATTCTCGAGCATTTCGCCGCTGGCCAGCACGGGCTTGCCGGTTGGCAATGGATGTTCCTGATCCAAGGCCTGCCAACCGTTGCGCTTGGCTTGTTGGCCATCAAGCTGCTCAGCGATGGTTATCAGAAAGCCGCTTGGCTGAGCCCAGCCGAGCGCCAGTTGATCGAAGCTGACCTCGCAGCCGATGCCGCCTGCAAACCAAGCACTGCCGGCGACAGCGTCCTGGCGGTACTGCGCAACCCGCTGATCTGGACCTTCGGGTTCGTGTATTTCTGCATCCAGAGCGGTGTGTATGCAATCAACTTCTGGCTGCCTTCAATCATCAAGAACATGGGCTTCGACAACCCCCTGCTGATCGGCTGGCTTAGCGCCATTCCCTATCTGCTGGCCGGTGTGTTCATGATTCTGTGCGGCCGCTCGGCGGACCTGCGCAATGAGCGCCGTTGGCACCTGGTGGTGCCGATGTTGATGGGCGCTGTGGGCCTGCTTATCGCAGTCAATTTTGCCGGCAACCCAACCATTGCCATCCTGGGATTGTCGATCGCTACCATGGGCGCACTGACCGGGCTACCGATGTTCTGGCCGATGCCCACGGCGCTGCTGAGCGCAAGCGCAGCGGTCGCAGGTTTGGCGATCATCAACTCGGTTGGGCAGATGGCGGGCTTTTTGAGCCCGTACCTGGTGGGCTTCATCAAGGACCAGACCGGTTCGACCGACGCTGCCCTGTACTCCCTGGCAGCGCTGATCGTCTTGGGCAGTCTTGTGGCCTTGCGGGTCACGCGGGCTGGCGCAAGGGGCATGGTTCGGGCTCACTGA
- a CDS encoding apoptosis inducing factor family protein: MTQHAVARFDQLDAKRPMRVQAGSEEVILVRQGNEIHAFQGNCPHAGAPLEEGLICAGVLVCPWHKAAFAIKDGSVCEPPALAGLRRYRAWVEDGEVWVDDQPLPRSEPPRRSDARTFVVVGAGAAGSAAVATLLDHGFGGRLIWLDQERHPAYDRTALSKFVISGELSPDEVPSLLEPEQLRRGQLDRRIGKVRSLDAKKQRITLADGHHIDYDAALLATGAIPLRPNLPGIDLQGIMTLRSREDAARLLDAAEPGKPVVVVGDGFIGLEAASALQKYGAKVHVVARHEVPLANQLGDRIGHSIRMLHERKGVTFHAPTEVERFLGDGSVEAVQLANGERLAASVVVLGTGVRPATGCVQGVQLSEDHSLQVDAELRVAHGLWGAGDLVTFPCAGTPVRIEHWRLAQQHGVIAAMNMLGEHRRYDDVPFFWTYHHGRTYEMLGHAQDWDRIEFVGAPETGEFLALQCTGERVQAVIANGYSDAMAMLSQRMKQPLSLDDALKLIG; the protein is encoded by the coding sequence ATGACCCAGCATGCCGTGGCCCGTTTCGATCAACTCGACGCCAAGCGCCCTATGCGCGTACAGGCCGGCAGCGAGGAAGTGATTCTCGTACGCCAGGGCAACGAAATCCATGCCTTCCAAGGCAACTGTCCACACGCGGGCGCGCCGTTGGAAGAGGGCCTGATCTGCGCAGGTGTTTTGGTTTGCCCTTGGCACAAGGCCGCCTTCGCGATCAAAGACGGTTCGGTGTGCGAACCGCCGGCGCTGGCTGGCCTGCGCAGATATCGGGCGTGGGTCGAAGACGGTGAAGTATGGGTTGATGACCAGCCGCTACCCAGAAGCGAGCCGCCCAGACGTAGTGATGCGCGCACTTTCGTGGTGGTCGGTGCAGGTGCCGCAGGCTCTGCAGCCGTAGCAACGCTGCTCGATCATGGCTTTGGCGGGCGTCTGATATGGCTGGACCAGGAGCGCCACCCCGCCTACGACCGCACCGCCCTCAGCAAATTCGTCATTTCCGGCGAGCTGTCGCCGGACGAGGTCCCTTCACTGTTGGAGCCTGAGCAATTGCGCAGGGGCCAACTGGACCGGCGTATCGGCAAAGTACGTAGCTTGGATGCGAAAAAGCAACGCATCACCCTCGCCGACGGCCATCACATCGATTATGACGCTGCCTTGCTAGCCACTGGCGCTATACCTCTACGCCCAAACCTGCCAGGTATCGACCTGCAAGGCATCATGACTTTGCGCTCACGCGAAGACGCCGCCCGCCTGCTCGATGCCGCCGAACCGGGCAAACCTGTGGTGGTGGTAGGTGATGGTTTCATCGGCCTGGAGGCGGCTTCGGCGCTGCAAAAATATGGCGCGAAGGTACATGTGGTCGCCCGGCACGAAGTTCCTTTGGCCAATCAACTCGGTGATCGAATTGGCCACAGCATTCGTATGCTGCATGAACGCAAAGGCGTCACGTTCCATGCCCCAACCGAGGTCGAGCGTTTTCTCGGTGACGGGAGCGTCGAGGCCGTGCAATTAGCCAACGGCGAACGGCTCGCAGCTTCGGTTGTAGTACTTGGCACGGGTGTCAGGCCGGCCACTGGTTGTGTGCAAGGTGTCCAACTGAGCGAAGACCATTCATTACAGGTAGACGCCGAGCTTAGGGTCGCGCACGGGCTTTGGGGCGCTGGCGATCTGGTGACCTTCCCCTGCGCAGGGACGCCCGTGCGTATCGAACACTGGCGTCTGGCGCAGCAGCACGGGGTCATAGCCGCCATGAACATGCTGGGTGAGCATCGCCGCTACGATGATGTGCCATTCTTTTGGACGTACCATCACGGGCGCACTTACGAGATGCTCGGGCATGCTCAGGATTGGGACCGCATCGAGTTCGTCGGGGCGCCAGAAACGGGAGAGTTTCTGGCGCTGCAATGCACCGGTGAACGGGTGCAAGCCGTGATCGCCAATGGTTATTCGGATGCCATGGCAATGCTGTCACAAAGGATGAAACAGCCTCTGAGCCTTGATGATGCCCTGAAGTTGATCGGCTAA
- a CDS encoding TraX family protein, whose product MRSAGLDLVKWVAIITMVVDHLRYIWPEAQALFIVGRFAFPLFCLAVATNVARGGTINLRYLGWLLVFSVLSEGPYRWVEPDSQTLNIIPTLTLGLLIAWGVQHRQIGVQLVGLAASMVGAVFSGHLMYGLPGALLPAGWLVARRLGGLSWLLPGALAVAGNLTNSWLREHLGASITWMTMASAALAIPLGWRLLQVEHWPVPAVRRWGYLFYPVHLLLIQLWIQAHGLRL is encoded by the coding sequence GTGCGCTCGGCGGGGCTGGACCTGGTCAAGTGGGTGGCGATCATCACAATGGTTGTCGACCACCTACGGTATATATGGCCAGAAGCTCAGGCCTTGTTCATCGTAGGCAGGTTTGCCTTTCCCTTGTTCTGCCTGGCCGTGGCCACCAATGTGGCGCGCGGTGGCACGATCAACCTGCGCTACCTTGGCTGGCTGCTGGTGTTTTCAGTGCTGTCCGAGGGGCCCTATCGTTGGGTAGAGCCGGACTCGCAAACCCTCAACATCATTCCAACGCTGACCCTGGGGTTATTGATCGCTTGGGGTGTGCAGCACCGGCAGATCGGCGTGCAGTTGGTAGGGCTGGCAGCCTCGATGGTAGGGGCCGTCTTTAGCGGACACTTGATGTACGGCCTCCCGGGGGCGCTGCTGCCCGCGGGCTGGTTGGTAGCGCGCCGCCTAGGGGGGCTTTCCTGGTTGCTGCCAGGCGCGCTCGCTGTGGCGGGCAATTTGACCAACAGCTGGCTGCGTGAGCATCTCGGCGCATCGATAACCTGGATGACCATGGCCTCTGCGGCGCTGGCCATACCCCTCGGTTGGCGGCTTTTACAGGTTGAGCACTGGCCAGTGCCTGCAGTGCGGCGATGGGGCTATCTGTTCTATCCAGTGCATCTATTGCTGATACAGCTGTGGATCCAGGCCCACGGCTTGCGCCTTTAG